The following are from one region of the Ignavibacteriota bacterium genome:
- a CDS encoding undecaprenyl/decaprenyl-phosphate alpha-N-acetylglucosaminyl 1-phosphate transferase has translation MQYLIIFFATLVSTIFLTPYIIDLFNRIKIVDLPDGKRKLHSVPIPRMGGLLIFLIFLTSIFVFYGDINAIKYYLFGTIIIFALGAYDDLLGTGWLLKFIYQTIAAILLVLYLLPKFSSITLFTIEFSNIPGIILLLFFIVGTINAFNLLDGLDGLVAGISMLTFIVLFFISLNLMDIFSLVILSSIAGCVMGFLKYNTFPAKIFLGDSGSFLLGFLVVSAVLNVSINNTTGILDLTFPVILLAVPIADTVKVFFIRIVKGKHPFAADRTHIHHIVHSQNITHATTVFIISIYSLLFAGCAIIYLFYSRVWGMALFGVMIFPLFFANKILQFIIQREKLVVFGRAVNRFPQFLINYYKMVVLPLTGLLLLLFFLYLLIGEDGPIAEFLLPSFIIIGILLVFAFVNYRRNKIVTDSIVFFNILIFFIINQTHIVLYEDILHIPVIGNLTYHLLVVSFLLPTVGFFMVFKDRIIQKESSFFTAFDLIIILIIILLSITANLIPVSKSYLIADVIFRSFLIYAFYKVVISIQSSFRFYLFAGSFLFVILSQIIFLMH, from the coding sequence ATGCAGTACCTGATAATATTTTTTGCTACACTTGTCAGCACAATATTCCTGACTCCGTATATTATTGACTTATTCAACAGGATAAAGATTGTTGATCTGCCTGACGGAAAACGAAAATTGCATTCAGTTCCGATTCCAAGAATGGGTGGACTGCTAATATTTTTGATTTTTCTGACATCTATTTTTGTTTTCTACGGTGATATTAATGCAATTAAATACTATCTGTTTGGAACCATTATAATTTTTGCGCTTGGTGCTTACGATGATTTACTTGGTACAGGCTGGCTGTTAAAATTTATTTATCAGACAATCGCAGCAATATTATTGGTTCTTTATCTACTGCCAAAATTTTCTTCGATTACTTTATTCACGATTGAATTTTCAAATATACCGGGAATAATTTTACTGTTATTCTTTATTGTGGGAACAATTAATGCGTTCAACCTGCTTGATGGGCTTGATGGGCTCGTTGCAGGTATTTCCATGCTGACTTTTATCGTATTGTTTTTTATAAGTCTGAATCTGATGGATATATTTTCTCTTGTGATACTGTCTTCTATCGCTGGATGTGTAATGGGATTTCTAAAATACAATACTTTCCCCGCAAAAATATTTTTAGGAGATTCCGGTTCATTCTTGTTAGGTTTCCTGGTTGTTAGTGCCGTATTAAATGTATCAATTAATAATACCACTGGAATACTTGATCTTACTTTCCCTGTAATATTGCTCGCTGTGCCAATTGCTGATACTGTAAAAGTCTTTTTTATCAGGATTGTGAAAGGCAAACATCCATTTGCTGCAGATAGAACTCATATTCATCATATAGTTCACAGTCAGAACATAACACATGCAACCACAGTATTTATAATCTCGATTTACTCGTTATTATTTGCCGGTTGTGCAATTATCTATTTGTTCTACTCACGAGTTTGGGGAATGGCTTTGTTTGGTGTTATGATTTTTCCTCTCTTCTTCGCAAATAAAATTCTTCAATTTATTATTCAGAGAGAAAAGCTAGTAGTTTTTGGAAGAGCAGTTAACAGGTTTCCGCAATTTTTAATTAATTATTATAAGATGGTAGTGCTGCCTTTAACCGGATTATTACTGCTTCTTTTTTTTCTCTATCTTCTTATTGGTGAGGATGGTCCGATTGCTGAATTCTTATTACCGTCATTTATCATCATCGGAATTTTATTGGTATTCGCTTTTGTAAATTACAGACGAAATAAGATAGTCACGGACAGTATTGTTTTTTTCAACATATTAATTTTCTTTATTATTAACCAGACACATATTGTCTTGTATGAGGATATTTTACACATTCCGGTTATCGGGAATCTGACTTACCATCTGCTCGTCGTAAGTTTTTTACTACCAACTGTTGGGTTTTTTATGGTGTTCAAAGATAGAATAATTCAAAAAGAGTCTTCATTTTTTACTGCATTCGATTTAATAATTATTCTGATAATAATTCTGTTATCAATAACTGCCAATTTAATACCCGTATCAAAATCGTATTTGATCGCAGATGTAATCTTCAGAAGTTTTCTCATTTATGCTTTCTATAAAGTAGTCATATCTATTCAATCTTCATTCCGGTTTTATTTATTTGCCGGATCATTTCTATTCGTAATTTTATCACAGATAATATTCTTAATGCATTAA
- a CDS encoding class I SAM-dependent methyltransferase codes for MSEYIEYGYQSADPHQSHKYLFSVIKNLLADKKKKILDVGCGNGSLVIELLKLGYDAYGIDASIEGITIAKKKYPDRFYILDLSKTHIPSELSDVKFEVIISTEVIEHLHSPRSLISFCKDIFLKNNIKGDLIISTPYHGYFKNLVLAVSNKMDSHFTALWEGGHIKFWSRKSLTKLLTDNGFKVTHFVGCGRLPLLWKSMIVKAELK; via the coding sequence ATGTCTGAATATATTGAATACGGTTATCAATCTGCTGACCCACATCAATCGCACAAATATTTATTCTCTGTCATAAAAAACCTGCTAGCTGATAAAAAGAAAAAAATACTTGATGTTGGTTGTGGTAACGGGAGCCTCGTAATTGAACTGCTTAAATTAGGTTACGACGCTTATGGTATTGATGCTTCAATTGAGGGAATCACTATCGCTAAGAAAAAATATCCTGACAGGTTTTATATTTTAGATTTGAGCAAAACCCATATCCCAAGTGAATTAAGTGATGTTAAGTTTGAAGTAATTATTTCAACAGAAGTCATCGAGCACTTACATTCTCCACGTTCATTAATCTCTTTTTGTAAAGATATTTTCTTAAAAAATAATATTAAAGGCGATTTAATAATTTCTACACCATATCATGGTTATTTTAAAAATCTCGTACTAGCAGTTAGCAACAAAATGGATTCTCATTTTACTGCTTTATGGGAAGGAGGCCATATCAAATTTTGGTCGCGCAAATCGCTAACAAAACTGTTAACTGATAATGGTTTCAAGGTTACTCATTTTGTTGGTTGCGGACGACTGCCATTATTATGGAAATCAATGATTGTAAAAGCTGAATTAAAATAA
- a CDS encoding ATP-binding protein yields the protein MKKRYLFDDLLKYLDHKNALVITGMRQVGKTTIMKQLFEKVSGPKLWFDFENPLDLLHFENINYDGIYETLKQEAGSDKDRLYVFIDEIQNFPDITKIIKYLIDKYNVKFIVTGSSNYYLKNLFPESLSGRKFIFILQPINFNEYLFFNDKITKREPNKNLDLKSSYSLLDFKKYETDYQTYLEYGGFPEVVTTTDNATKKLILKNIFASFFEKDIKVLSDVKDIRELRDLILMLVPRTGNIIDITKLSNQLGINRVKIYYYLELLQGTFFIKLIPKFSKSIDRTVAGGRKVYFADTGLLNIIGKVNDGQLFENAVANQLNFYGDLFYYNKRSISEIDFILNKEIAFEVKLKSSSADLKKLEKNASEIGVKKYYLVSKNFSETDKTIFPMYL from the coding sequence ATGAAAAAAAGGTATCTTTTTGATGATTTATTAAAGTATTTGGATCACAAGAATGCTTTGGTAATTACCGGAATGCGTCAGGTTGGGAAAACAACTATAATGAAGCAGTTATTTGAAAAGGTTTCCGGACCTAAGCTATGGTTTGATTTTGAGAACCCGCTCGACTTATTGCACTTTGAAAATATCAACTACGATGGAATTTATGAAACCTTAAAACAGGAAGCTGGCAGCGATAAAGATCGGTTATATGTTTTTATAGATGAGATTCAAAACTTCCCGGACATAACAAAAATCATTAAATATCTGATTGATAAGTACAATGTAAAATTTATTGTTACCGGTTCTTCAAACTATTATTTAAAAAATCTTTTTCCCGAATCATTGAGCGGCAGAAAATTTATTTTCATTCTTCAGCCCATAAATTTTAATGAATACCTTTTTTTCAATGACAAGATCACCAAAAGAGAACCAAATAAGAATCTGGATCTAAAATCATCCTATTCTCTTTTAGATTTTAAGAAGTATGAAACTGATTATCAAACCTACTTAGAGTACGGGGGTTTCCCTGAAGTCGTAACAACAACGGATAACGCTACAAAAAAATTAATTCTAAAAAATATTTTCGCTTCATTTTTTGAAAAAGATATTAAAGTATTATCAGATGTTAAGGATATACGGGAATTGCGGGATTTAATTTTAATGCTTGTACCGAGGACAGGAAACATTATTGATATCACAAAACTTTCAAATCAACTCGGGATAAACAGAGTTAAAATTTACTATTATCTGGAATTGCTGCAAGGTACTTTCTTTATAAAACTTATTCCAAAATTCTCAAAAAGTATCGATCGCACGGTTGCAGGAGGAAGAAAAGTCTATTTTGCTGATACAGGTTTATTAAATATTATCGGGAAAGTAAATGATGGTCAGTTATTCGAGAACGCTGTTGCAAATCAATTAAACTTTTACGGCGATCTTTTTTATTACAACAAACGAAGCATATCTGAAATAGATTTTATTCTTAACAAAGAAATTGCTTTTGAAGTAAAATTAAAATCTTCTTCAGCTGATTTAAAAAAACTTGAAAAAAATGCATCCGAGATTGGTGTAAAAAAATATTACTTGGTGAGCAAAAACTTTAGTGAAACAGATAAAACTATTTTCCCGATGTACTTATAA
- a CDS encoding glycosyltransferase family 2 protein, protein MAELTTIILTHNEKLHLERCLRSLVKVSDKICIVDSYSNDETLKIADSYGAEVKQNKWINYAKQFNWGLENFNIDTKWVMRFDADEFLTKELAKEIKEKLPKFEKDITGIVLKRRVYFMNRWIKHGGYYPTNLLRIWRNGKGICEERWMDEHIKITEGKTITFDNDFIDDNLNNLTWWTTKHNNYATREAIDLLNIKYKFLKSESINAELSQQQDKRKRWVKENFYTYIPLFLRPFLYFIYRYIFRLGFLDGKAGLIWHFLQGFWYRFLVDAKIYDIERRAKKENKSIPEVIRENYGIEV, encoded by the coding sequence ATGGCAGAACTGACGACTATAATATTAACCCACAATGAAAAGCTGCATTTAGAACGATGTTTAAGATCACTAGTAAAAGTATCTGATAAAATTTGCATAGTAGATTCCTATTCAAATGATGAAACATTAAAAATTGCTGACTCTTATGGTGCAGAGGTAAAACAGAACAAATGGATTAATTATGCTAAACAGTTTAACTGGGGATTAGAAAACTTTAATATTGATACTAAGTGGGTAATGAGATTCGATGCGGATGAATTTTTAACCAAAGAATTGGCAAAAGAAATAAAAGAAAAATTGCCTAAGTTTGAAAAAGATATTACGGGTATAGTCCTGAAACGCAGGGTTTATTTTATGAACAGGTGGATAAAACATGGCGGCTACTACCCTACCAATCTTCTGAGAATTTGGCGTAATGGCAAAGGTATTTGTGAAGAAAGATGGATGGATGAACATATAAAAATAACAGAAGGAAAAACTATAACTTTTGATAATGATTTTATTGATGACAATCTAAACAACCTCACTTGGTGGACAACCAAACACAACAACTATGCAACGAGGGAAGCTATTGATCTGCTTAACATTAAGTATAAGTTCTTAAAATCAGAATCAATCAATGCAGAACTATCTCAGCAGCAGGATAAAAGAAAACGGTGGGTCAAAGAAAACTTCTATACCTATATACCTCTATTCCTTAGACCATTTCTCTATTTCATCTACCGTTACATCTTCAGGCTCGGATTTCTTGATGGGAAAGCCGGACTTATCTGGCATTTCCTGCAAGGCTTCTGGTATCGTTTTCTTGTTGATGCAAAGATCTACGATATTGAAAGAAGAGCGAAGAAAGAAAACAAATCTATTCCGGAAGTGATTAGAGAGAATTATGGAATTGAGGTTTAA
- a CDS encoding glycosyltransferase translates to MRIKLISPSFYPSTYYGGPIQSTYKLSIALMKKNVDVRVITTNANGKEKLEVKTGVIHKLENELPVKYYRSLDSRGTSISMLLNLWKEIKNSDLVYLVSIFSPPTPYTIFLSRFYKKPLIISPRGQLGRWCLEQGNKFKKLWLHTFVLPYIKYLHWHLTSPAEEKDVLSVYPSAKTFVIPNGVNEELFSLSDKPKDKSFYNKFTGFDCTDKKIIISMGRLDKVKGFNILIESIGMIAKLVPNLPDGKAGLLRDLVLFIAGEDFGEKKNLEILIDKLALKEKVFLIGRIDGLDKIKFLRNADVFALASHHENFGMVIAEALAAGTPVIASRNTPWQDVEKQNCGKWIENTPEKFAEAITEIIKSDQTQMRNNGTNYIREYFDWEKIALEFKEKLEEIVADNNTLQN, encoded by the coding sequence ATGAGAATAAAATTAATTTCACCCTCCTTTTATCCCTCAACATATTACGGTGGTCCAATACAATCAACTTATAAATTATCAATTGCGTTAATGAAGAAAAATGTTGATGTACGAGTAATTACTACAAATGCAAACGGCAAAGAAAAATTAGAAGTTAAAACAGGCGTAATCCATAAATTAGAAAACGAACTGCCAGTAAAATATTACCGCTCGCTTGATTCAAGAGGTACTTCCATTTCAATGCTATTAAACCTGTGGAAAGAAATTAAAAACTCAGATTTAGTTTACCTCGTTTCAATATTTTCACCACCGACACCATACACAATTTTTCTTAGCAGATTTTATAAAAAACCTTTGATCATTTCACCTCGTGGACAACTTGGTAGATGGTGTCTTGAGCAGGGAAACAAATTCAAAAAACTCTGGCTTCATACATTCGTACTACCATACATTAAATACTTGCACTGGCATTTGACATCCCCTGCAGAAGAAAAAGATGTTCTCTCAGTTTATCCATCAGCTAAAACATTTGTAATTCCTAACGGCGTAAATGAGGAACTTTTTTCGTTAAGCGACAAACCAAAAGACAAATCGTTTTACAATAAATTCACAGGCTTTGACTGCACGGATAAAAAAATAATTATTTCAATGGGAAGATTGGACAAAGTGAAAGGGTTTAACATACTGATTGAATCAATTGGAATGATTGCAAAGCTTGTCCCGAACCTGCCTGACGGTAAGGCAGGCTTGTTGCGGGATCTGGTGTTATTTATAGCAGGAGAAGATTTTGGCGAGAAAAAAAATCTGGAAATATTAATTGATAAATTAGCATTGAAAGAAAAAGTTTTTTTGATTGGCAGGATTGATGGGTTGGATAAGATAAAATTCTTAAGAAATGCAGATGTGTTTGCATTGGCATCACATCACGAAAATTTCGGGATGGTAATTGCTGAAGCTCTTGCTGCAGGAACTCCAGTTATTGCAAGCAGGAATACTCCCTGGCAAGATGTTGAAAAACAAAATTGCGGAAAATGGATTGAGAATACACCTGAAAAATTTGCTGAAGCAATAACTGAAATAATAAAATCTGATCAAACACAAATGAGAAATAATGGCACCAATTATATCAGAGAATATTTTGATTGGGAAAAAATTGCCTTGGAATTCAAAGAGAAACTAGAGGAAATAGTTGCAGACAATAATACTTTACAGAATTAA
- a CDS encoding carbamoyltransferase, giving the protein MYILGLNAYHGDSSACLLKDGKIINAIEEERIRRIKHWAGFPSESIKFCLKDAGITISDVDHITIGRNPSAHLGKKILSSLKKLANFQFIKDRVSNIKKVTSLKSEIAAGLGVSESSFRAEIKHIEHHRSHLASAFFVSPFDEAAILSIDGFGDFSSTMIAIGRGNKIEVLDSVTYPHSLGIFYTAFTQFLGFPWYGDEYKVMGLSPYGEPKYVDQMKKIVRLLDNGLFELDESYFIHSTEGVAMTWNNGAPFIGRIYSDRMIKEFGQPRDKDETLTQYHKDLAASVQKHCEDVIFHILNHLQKRTGLKNICIAGGVAQNSVANGKVLQLTDFEKIYIPSAGYDAGTAIGSALWHYYQILGMERKYFVRDAYFGAQYSDDEIERELKEAKVNYKRCSSDSETIEQTAQMLADGAVIGWFQGRTEFGPRALGNRSVLVHPGRPDAKDLINSKIKRRESFRPFAPSILREYVNEYFEQEDDVYFMEKVFQIRIEKRNGLPAVTHVDGSGRLQTVHKDVSPKYYALIDKFREKTGLPILLNTSFNENEPIVNHPKEAIDCFLRTEMDAIVLENCIVTRNQNITNK; this is encoded by the coding sequence TTGTACATACTTGGCTTAAACGCTTACCATGGTGATTCATCAGCCTGCTTACTTAAAGATGGTAAAATAATTAATGCGATCGAAGAAGAAAGAATCAGAAGAATTAAACATTGGGCTGGTTTTCCATCTGAATCTATAAAGTTCTGTTTGAAAGATGCCGGCATAACAATTAGTGATGTTGATCATATAACAATCGGTAGAAATCCTTCAGCGCATCTTGGAAAGAAGATTTTAAGTTCATTAAAAAAACTGGCAAACTTTCAATTCATAAAAGACAGAGTTTCAAATATTAAAAAAGTAACTTCACTTAAATCAGAAATAGCTGCAGGTCTTGGTGTAAGTGAGAGTAGTTTTCGCGCAGAGATAAAGCACATCGAACATCACCGCTCACATCTTGCTTCTGCATTCTTTGTCTCCCCTTTTGATGAAGCAGCAATACTTTCTATTGATGGCTTCGGTGATTTCTCATCAACAATGATTGCAATTGGAAGGGGAAATAAAATTGAAGTATTGGATTCAGTTACTTATCCACACTCACTTGGGATTTTTTATACTGCATTCACTCAGTTTCTTGGTTTTCCCTGGTATGGTGATGAATATAAAGTGATGGGACTTTCACCATATGGCGAACCAAAATATGTTGATCAGATGAAAAAAATAGTGAGGCTGCTGGATAATGGATTGTTTGAACTGGATGAGAGTTATTTCATTCATTCAACTGAAGGTGTCGCAATGACGTGGAATAACGGAGCTCCGTTCATTGGAAGAATTTATTCGGATAGGATGATAAAAGAATTCGGTCAGCCCAGAGACAAAGATGAAACATTAACCCAATATCATAAAGATTTGGCTGCATCGGTTCAAAAACATTGTGAAGATGTCATCTTTCATATACTGAATCATCTTCAAAAAAGAACCGGTTTGAAAAATATTTGTATCGCTGGTGGTGTTGCACAAAATTCTGTTGCCAACGGTAAAGTTCTTCAGCTTACTGACTTTGAAAAAATATATATACCTTCTGCCGGATATGATGCAGGAACTGCAATCGGATCTGCTCTCTGGCATTATTATCAGATTTTAGGAATGGAAAGAAAATATTTTGTAAGAGATGCTTACTTTGGAGCGCAATATTCCGATGATGAAATTGAAAGAGAATTAAAAGAAGCAAAAGTAAATTACAAACGATGCAGTTCAGATAGTGAAACTATTGAACAAACAGCTCAAATGCTTGCTGACGGTGCAGTGATCGGTTGGTTCCAGGGAAGAACTGAATTTGGACCACGAGCACTTGGAAATCGTTCTGTTCTGGTTCATCCCGGAAGACCTGATGCAAAAGATCTGATAAATTCTAAAATAAAGAGAAGAGAATCTTTCCGCCCCTTTGCTCCTTCAATTTTACGTGAGTATGTTAACGAATATTTTGAACAGGAAGACGATGTTTATTTTATGGAGAAAGTTTTTCAGATCCGTATTGAAAAAAGAAATGGCCTTCCGGCGGTGACTCATGTTGATGGAAGCGGAAGGTTGCAGACTGTGCATAAAGATGTTTCACCAAAATATTATGCTTTGATTGATAAGTTCAGGGAGAAGACAGGGCTGCCAATTCTGCTTAATACTTCTTTCAACGAAAATGAACCGATAGTTAATCATCCTAAAGAAGCAATTGATTGTTTTCTTCGGACAGAAATGGATGCAATTGTGCTTGAGAATTGTATTGTAACACGAAATCAGAATATTACTAATAAATAG
- a CDS encoding type II toxin-antitoxin system RelE/ParE family toxin, protein MKLLIDKSFVKDVEKVSEKKILNKLSSLIRQLENSKTLTELPNVKKIKGYNSFYRIRIGDYRLGLEEIKGNGICLTRFLHRKDIYKYFP, encoded by the coding sequence ATGAAACTTCTTATTGATAAATCCTTTGTTAAGGATGTTGAAAAGGTAAGCGAAAAGAAAATACTGAACAAATTAAGTTCACTCATCCGGCAATTAGAAAATTCGAAAACACTCACCGAACTTCCAAATGTTAAAAAAATAAAGGGCTACAATTCATTTTACAGAATCAGAATAGGAGATTATCGCTTAGGCTTGGAAGAAATCAAAGGTAATGGTATATGCCTTACCAGATTTTTACATCGAAAAGATATCTATAAATATTTTCCATAA
- a CDS encoding glycosyltransferase codes for MKISIITVAKNNKAGLLGAIECVRNQTYKNVEHIIVDGGSTDGTVEILKQVQDDIRSAQYDSRLTTNYSLLTISETDSGIYDAINKGIKLATGDVIGLLHSDDLYADENVLERYAEIFKRPFDFAQGDNVDAVYSDLVYVRKKREVRSRKSEVENSETTNYLLPTTYSTIRYWKTHKSVISNRSSVNSSDTDHHLLVTDHLLKKGWMPPHPTLFIRKELFTKYGFYRTDMKIAADYEMILRLLYKHKINSHYLPITTYLMSIGGASNKSLKNILQKSKEDYLAMKINGISIPVFTLAIKNLRKLPQFLAHDVL; via the coding sequence ATGAAAATCTCCATAATTACCGTAGCAAAAAATAACAAAGCTGGACTTCTCGGAGCGATTGAATGTGTACGAAATCAAACTTATAAGAATGTTGAGCATATTATTGTCGATGGAGGATCGACCGATGGAACCGTAGAGATACTGAAACAAGTTCAGGATGACATTCGGTCAGCTCAGTATGACTCACGACTCACTACTAACTACTCACTACTTACCATCAGCGAAACTGATTCAGGAATTTACGATGCAATTAACAAAGGTATTAAGCTAGCAACAGGAGATGTAATTGGATTATTGCATTCTGATGATCTTTATGCGGATGAAAATGTGCTGGAAAGGTATGCTGAGATATTCAAGAGACCCTTCGACTTCGCTCAGGGTGACAATGTTGATGCAGTTTATTCAGATTTGGTTTATGTTAGGAAGAAGCGAGAAGTTAGAAGTAGGAAGTCAGAAGTTGAAAACTCAGAAACCACCAACTACCTACTACCCACTACCTACTCAACAATCAGATACTGGAAAACACATAAATCAGTAATTAGTAATCGGTCATCAGTAAACAGCAGCGATACTGACCACCATTTACTGGTTACCGATCACCTGCTGAAAAAAGGTTGGATGCCTCCCCATCCTACTTTATTCATCAGAAAAGAATTATTTACCAAGTACGGTTTTTATAGAACTGATATGAAGATTGCTGCTGATTATGAAATGATATTAAGACTTCTTTATAAACATAAAATTAATTCGCACTACTTACCAATTACTACTTACTTAATGTCAATCGGCGGTGCAAGCAATAAAAGCTTGAAAAATATTTTACAAAAAAGTAAAGAAGACTACCTTGCAATGAAAATAAATGGAATAAGTATTCCTGTATTCACATTAGCAATTAAAAATTTAAGAAAGCTCCCTCAGTTTCTGGCTCACGATGTATTATAG